One Misgurnus anguillicaudatus chromosome 19, ASM2758022v2, whole genome shotgun sequence genomic region harbors:
- the cbx4 gene encoding E3 SUMO-protein ligase CBX4, with the protein MDLPAVGEHVFAVEGIEKKRLRKGRIEYLVKWRGWSAKYNTWEPEENILDPRLLVAFQNRERQEQLVGYRKRGPKPKHTLVQLPAFARRSSILGGLEDTSLDEENHPKLDSFQIQRSRPQHYQLNSKKHHQYQPSKEVPAEQHISRKKKHFYQLNSKKHHHYQPDPKMYDVPFSGPKEAKGQDPSNKGWNLPPALQQKWIRNKDTGCLSKVKDLSVELKGPPNNSNKEDRALKTSSKAIALPNGIGSKMKIIKNKNKNGRIVIVMSKYMDKGVHSSKGKNKGASAVQTAKHQGEPTRNNLNTGNQSDGETLGQVEGHKNGFLENISKVSSADDGVHEKSHKKVEPSKPKPAETGQKVDAVIDRMEICDGQPLPSKPMSVEKAVPSHMDIKVSNRKRNLSEPGEDVRDCKQFFSCRSISAPNTVLSSPQREPINLHYKSSHTGEAYGCDFTDPILEEPIDLSCGPTRTSKQLPIEAHSPVEKAKDSSEKVDNHFKSFLGNVIITDITTNCLTVTFKEYVPGE; encoded by the exons ATGGATCTACCTGCCGTCGGGGAGCACGTCTTCGCGGTGGAGGGCATCGAGAAGAAGCGCCTGCGGAAG GGCAGGATCGAGTATCTGGTGAAGTGGCGGGGATGGTCGGCCAA ATATAATACATGGGAACCAGAGGAGAACATTCTTGACCCGCGACTTCTTGTCGCTTTCCAAAACAG AGAAAGACAGGAGCAGTTGGTGGGATATCGCAAAAGGGGACCCAAACCTAAGCACACCTTGGTCCAG CTCCCAGCATTTGCCCGTAGATCCAGCATTCTGGGTGGTCTCGAAGACACATCGTTGGATGAGGAGAACCATCCCAAACTGGACTCCTTTCAGATCCAGCGATCACGACCGCAGCACTACCAGCTTAACAGTAAAAAACACCATCAGTACCAACCCAGCAAGGAGGTTCCAGCAGAACAGCACATCAGTAGGAAAAAGAAACACTTCTACCAGCTAAACAGCAAAAAACATCATCATTACCAGCCAGACCCAAAGATGTACGACGTGCCGTTCTCGGGACCCAAAGAGGCCAAGGGTCAAGACCCTTCAAACAAAGGGTGGAACCTCCCTCCAGCCCTACAACAGAAGTGGATACGGAACAAAGACACTGGTTGCCTGAGCAAAGTCAAAGATCTCTCTGTTGAGCTTAAGGGACCGCCGAATAACAGTAACAAGGAAGACCGTGCACTTAAGACGAGCTCCAAAGCCATTGCGCTTCCTAATGGCATCGGCAGTAAGATGAAAATCATCAAGAATAAGAACAAGAATGGCAGAATCGTCATTGTAATGAGCAAATATATGGACAAGGGTGTGCATTCATCTAAAGGAAAAAACAAGGGAGCGTCTGCAGTACAGACAGCAAAACACCAAGGGGAACCAACAAGGAACAATCTGAATACAGGCAATCAGTCTGATGGTGAAACATTGGGTCAAGTAGAGGGCCACAAAAATGGTTTTCTTGAAAACATCAGCAAAGTTTCTTCTGCTGATGATGGTGTTCACGAAAAGTCCCACAAAAAGGTCGAACCTTCCAAACCTAAACCTGCAGAGACTGGACAAAAAGTGGACGCAGTAATCGATCGGATGGAAATATGTGACGGTCAGCCGCTGCCCTCCAAACCAATGTCAGTGGAGAAAGCTGTTCCATCTCACATGGACATCAAAGTCAGTAACCGCAAGAGAAACCTGTCAGAACCCGGTGAGGATGTGAGAGATTGTAAGCAGTTTTTCAGCTGCAGAAGCATCAGCGCTCCAAATACAGTTCTCTCTTCTCCTCAAAGAGAACCCATCAATTTGCATTACAAAAGCTCCCACACCGGCGAAGCTTATGGTTGTGACTTTACAGACCCCATCCTTGAGGAGCCCATTGACTTAAGTTGTGGTCCAACAAGAACTTCAAAACAGCTTCCCATTGAAGCCCATTCTCCTGTGGAGAAAGCAAAGGACAGCTCAGAGAAAGTGGACAACCATTTCAAATCGTTTCTGGGTAACGTTATCATCACGGATATCACCACAAATTGTTTAACCGTGACCTTTAAGGAATATGTTCCCGGTGAATAA
- the cbx8a gene encoding chromobox protein homolog 8a: MELSAVGERVFAAESIIKRRIRRGRMEFLVKWKGWSQKYSTWEPQENILDQRLFAAFEERERERELFGPKKRGPKPETFLLKAKAKAKSKNYEYRREMSRGIRVSFPVAEPVVTPRAREGLRTVVPTIFPPSTVNRGESVRIRPPDPERSPPAHATTSQRPLDFTDSPKKRGPKPKQRPAEGPSAESVKRKPDKALSYRPSKIERHGETSNHDVIHLTQKFHESSSIQKQMGGRSSDTNFTLGGTMINKGLDILGHGRKEGSSGAMNQQPKIQQPPKNNLFRSTSQTSDELALSFVDETDESWLPCLKNMEKIIVTDVTSKSLTVTIKESSTDKGFFKEKI, from the exons ATGGAGCTGTCGGCCGTCGGGGAAAGGGTCTTCGCCGCCGAATCCATCATTAAACGGCGCATACGGAGA GGACGGATGGAGTTTCTGGTCAAATGGAAAGGCTGGTCTCAAAA ATACAGCACCTGGGAACCACAGGAGAATATTTTGGATCAACGCCTTTTCGCCGCTTTTGAAGAGAG AGAGCGGGAGAGGGAACTGTTTGGGCCAAAAAAGAGAGGGCCTAAACCAGAAACTTTCTTATTGAAG GCAAAAGCTaaagcaaagagcaaaaactatGAGTATAGACGGGAGATGTCACGAGGGATACGCGTGTCTTTCCCCGTCGCAGAGCCGGTTGTGACGCCTCGGGCACGCGAGGGGCTACGGACGGTCGTGCCGACGATCTTTCCACCGAGCACCGTGAATCGAGGCGAAAGTGTTCGCATCCGACCCCCTGATCCTGAGAGAAGCCCACCGGCGCATGCGACAACATCGCAACGCCCTTTAGATTTTACCGATTCACCGAAAAAACGGGGACCAAAACCAAAGCAGCGTCCAGCTGAAGGTCCATCCGCTGAAAGCGTTAAGAGAAAGCCAGATAAAGCATTATCTTATCGGCCATCCAAAATAGAGAGGCACGGCGAGACATCCAACCACGATGTTATCCATTTAACGCAGAAGTTTCATGAATCGAGCAGTATTCAGAAACAAATGGGGGGCAGATCAAGTGATACAAATTTTACACTTGGTGGCACcatgataaataaaggtcttgATATTTTGGGACATGGACGGAAGGAGGGCTCCAGTGGTGCCATGAACCAACAACCCAAAATACAACAGCCTCCCAAAAATAATCTATTTCGATCCACAAGTCAAACCAGTGATGAACTGGCTTTGAGTTTTGTAGACGAAACAGACGAGTCCTGGCTGCCCTGTTTGAAGAACATGGAGAAAATTATTGTAACTGATGTAACTAGTAAATCTCTGACTGTGACCATCAAAGAGAGTTCAACGGACAAAGGTTTCTTTAAGGAGAAAATATGA
- the aqp8b gene encoding aquaporin-8b, translating into MPSASNIRYIHWTSSSHLGIMAKAEVQLEDMEKALMKQPVVGKMSLYERVFQPCVAELVGTTFFVFIGCVSVIEDVETAGRLQPALVHGLAVAVLIACMAEISGSHFNPAFTIAVYLCGGMHLKMVAPYLISQITGGLLGATMAKGMTSAANYGKAQGAAFTVLQSEDQIVKALLGETAMTCLITIVVLLGAVNGKSKSPLVPFMVGCTLIINVLAGGDVSGTCLNPARAFGPAVLTNYWTYHWVYWVGPIAGGLIAVALVRLLLGDNNTRVLIK; encoded by the exons ATGCCCTCTGCCTCTAATATAAGATACATCCATTGGACCTCTAGCTCTCACTTGGGAATAATGGCTAAAGCCGAAGTGCAACTTGAAGACATGGAGAAAGCATTGATGAAACAACCAGTAGTGGGAAAGATGAGCCTCTATGAGCGAGTGTTTCAACCGTGTGTAGCCGAGCTGGTGGGCACCACCTTCTTTGTGTTTATAGGATGTGTTTCTGTCATTGAAGATGTGGAGACTGCGGGCAGACTTCAGCCGGCATTGGTTCATGGTCTTGCAGTGGCGGTACTCATTGCATGCATGGCAGAGATCAG CGGTTCGCATTTCAATCCGGCATTCACAATAGCTGTCTACCTTTGTGGTGGAATGCATCTGAAGATGGTGGCACCATACTTGATCTCTCAGATCACAGGAGGTTTGCTGGGTGCAACCATGGCCAAA GGCATGACCTCAGCTGCAAACTATGGCAAAGCTCAAGGTGCTGCTTTTACAGTTCTCCAGTCAGAAGATCAGATTGTGAAGGCTTTATTGGGTGAAACCGCTATGACGTGTTTAATTACCATAGTGGTGTTACTGGGTGCCGTAAATGGCAAGAGCAAAAGTCCCTTGGTGCCGTTTATGGTGGGCTGCACGCTCATTATTAATGTTCTAGCAGG GGGTGATGTGTCTGGTACCTGTCTGAATCCTGCAAGAGCTTTTGGACCTGCAGTGCTAACCAACTACTGGACTTATCACTGGGTGTATTGGGTCGGTCCGATTGCCGGAGGGCTTATTGCCGTTGCATTAGTAAG ACTTTTGCTTGGGGACAATAACACACGTGTCCTGATAAAGTAA